A DNA window from Maribellus comscasis contains the following coding sequences:
- a CDS encoding rhodanese-related sulfurtransferase, with translation MHLYNRVNKEELKQRLQEETFERKTISFYKYHYLENPQEFRDNIFRDWFPLDCFGRIYVAREGINAQMSVPEHHFEAFLQTLEKYEILQGIPIKYAIEDDGKSFYKLTIKVRPKLVADGLDDGAYDVTNVGKHLTGLEFHNYIGQENTVVVDMRNFYESEIGHFEGAICPEADTFREELEIVTDLLEDKKDKKILLYCTGGIRCEKASAYLKHNGFEDVNQLHGGVLEYARQIKATDLQPKFIGKNFVFDERMGESVNGEIISHCHQCGKPCDTHTNCANNSCHLLFIQCDECREKYDGCCTPECTEEKAGHHHAVQNRYIFGNSRKYRKSLALVRAEKKSEAPISK, from the coding sequence ATGCATTTATACAACAGAGTTAATAAAGAAGAGCTAAAACAAAGGTTGCAGGAAGAAACTTTTGAGCGAAAAACCATTTCGTTTTATAAATATCATTATCTGGAAAATCCGCAGGAATTTAGAGACAATATTTTCCGCGACTGGTTTCCGCTGGATTGTTTTGGGCGAATTTACGTAGCTCGCGAAGGAATTAATGCGCAAATGAGTGTGCCCGAACATCATTTTGAAGCTTTTTTGCAAACACTTGAAAAGTATGAAATTCTGCAAGGAATTCCAATAAAATATGCCATTGAAGACGATGGAAAATCGTTTTATAAACTCACCATAAAAGTACGCCCAAAATTGGTTGCCGACGGTTTGGATGACGGAGCTTACGATGTTACAAATGTTGGAAAACATTTGACTGGCCTGGAATTTCATAATTACATCGGGCAGGAAAATACAGTTGTTGTAGATATGCGCAATTTTTACGAAAGTGAAATTGGCCATTTTGAAGGAGCAATTTGTCCGGAGGCAGATACGTTTCGCGAAGAATTGGAGATTGTAACTGATTTGCTGGAAGACAAAAAAGACAAAAAAATTCTGTTGTATTGCACCGGTGGAATTCGCTGCGAAAAAGCCAGCGCCTATTTAAAACATAACGGTTTTGAAGATGTAAACCAGCTTCATGGAGGCGTTTTGGAATATGCTCGCCAAATAAAAGCGACAGATCTCCAACCCAAATTTATTGGTAAAAACTTTGTTTTTGATGAACGTATGGGCGAGAGTGTAAACGGGGAAATTATTTCGCATTGCCATCAGTGTGGAAAACCTTGCGACACGCACACCAACTGTGCAAATAATAGTTGTCACCTGCTTTTTATCCAGTGCGACGAGTGCCGTGAAAAATACGACGGATGTTGCACTCCCGAATGTACAGAAGAAAAAGCGGGTCATCACCACGCAGTTCAAAATCGCTACATTTTTGGGAATAGCCGGAAATACAGAAAAAGTTTAGCATTGGTGAGAGCAGAGAAAAAGTCAGAAGCTCCAATAAGCAAATAA
- a CDS encoding tRNA dihydrouridine synthase, producing MNNFWREFKEPVFSLAPMEDVTDTVFREIVMGMTTPGKLHVVFTEFTSVEGMNHPVGRERVSERLIVNDSERELLQRLNIKLVAQIWGRNPEIYHNIAKYISENYQFDGIDINMGCPVKKVFKIGACSALIGEPELAKEIVQATKEGTQLPVSVKTRTGIKQHQTEEWISNLLEVDPAAVILHGRTQRQQSEGNANWEEIAKAVQLKNEINPEIPLHGNGDVFSYKQGLQHMKETGVNGVMVGRGIFQNPWFFNPEKTEISKEERIQKLIEHTKLFEKTWSPEKNFNILKRFYKIYLNSFEGAAKLRADLMNVKNYDEVYSYFG from the coding sequence ATGAATAATTTCTGGAGAGAATTTAAAGAACCTGTTTTTTCCCTTGCCCCTATGGAAGACGTGACCGACACTGTTTTCCGTGAAATTGTAATGGGCATGACAACGCCCGGGAAACTTCATGTGGTTTTTACTGAATTTACTTCAGTTGAAGGAATGAATCATCCGGTGGGCAGAGAACGGGTTTCTGAACGCTTAATTGTAAATGATTCGGAACGTGAATTGCTGCAAAGATTAAACATCAAACTGGTTGCTCAAATTTGGGGACGAAATCCGGAGATTTACCACAACATTGCCAAATACATTTCCGAAAATTATCAGTTCGACGGGATTGATATCAACATGGGGTGCCCTGTAAAAAAAGTATTTAAAATTGGTGCGTGTAGTGCGCTGATCGGCGAGCCGGAACTGGCAAAAGAAATTGTTCAGGCAACCAAAGAAGGCACGCAGCTTCCGGTGAGTGTAAAAACCCGAACAGGAATTAAACAGCACCAAACAGAAGAATGGATTTCAAACTTACTGGAAGTCGATCCGGCAGCCGTAATTTTACACGGACGCACGCAACGCCAGCAATCGGAAGGCAATGCCAACTGGGAAGAAATTGCAAAAGCCGTGCAGCTTAAAAATGAAATAAACCCGGAAATCCCTTTACATGGAAACGGCGATGTTTTTTCCTACAAACAAGGCTTGCAACACATGAAAGAAACGGGTGTAAACGGAGTAATGGTTGGGCGCGGAATCTTTCAGAATCCCTGGTTTTTCAATCCTGAAAAAACAGAAATTTCGAAAGAAGAACGAATTCAGAAATTAATTGAACACACAAAACTTTTTGAAAAAACCTGGAGCCCCGAAAAAAACTTCAATATTCTGAAACGCTTTTACAAAATTTACCTTAACAGTTTTGAAGGAGCAGCAAAATTGCGCGCCGATTTGATGAATGTAAAAAATTACGACGAAGTCTATTCTTATTTCGGATAA
- a CDS encoding DUF3795 domain-containing protein — translation MKSQINRRIFLKTGYVTGCATLLSGKLSAFSFLQEETPDPKKLNYCGYKCPDNCKLLEASVKNDPALKKEVYETWKMQERHNVDFDADKIFCFGCKIDDKPLGVVVKKCTVRQYAIERKMDACIECQNLKTCEKELWQKFPGFHNTVIKMQESYIEAKS, via the coding sequence ATGAAAAGCCAAATCAACCGGAGAATTTTTTTAAAAACAGGTTATGTTACAGGATGTGCGACTTTATTATCAGGCAAATTATCAGCATTTAGCTTTCTGCAAGAAGAGACTCCAGATCCAAAGAAACTAAACTATTGTGGTTATAAATGTCCGGACAATTGTAAACTGTTGGAAGCATCGGTAAAAAATGATCCGGCATTAAAAAAAGAAGTATATGAAACATGGAAAATGCAAGAACGGCATAATGTGGATTTTGATGCTGATAAAATTTTCTGTTTCGGATGCAAAATAGACGATAAACCACTTGGTGTGGTCGTAAAAAAATGCACTGTTCGCCAGTACGCGATTGAAAGAAAAATGGATGCTTGTATCGAATGCCAAAATTTAAAAACCTGCGAAAAAGAGCTCTGGCAAAAATTCCCCGGTTTTCATAATACAGTAATAAAAATGCAGGAAAGTTACATTGAGGCAAAATCCTGA
- a CDS encoding sialidase family protein, translating into MRILSTLLFLFLFAGISPNSIAQKLPGVAVNYSNPESEIYLGSPSIAILSDGTYVVSNDYFGKIEGKSRNGSVFQSKNKGKSWEKIADIKGMFWSNLFVLNNELYLLGTDGQYGNFVIRKSTDGGHTWTTPKDKNSGLLRDDFEYHTAAMPVVIKDGRIYRATEVRNPPEGWGVNFESLILSAPVNSDLLKAENWTASNHIHYNPDWPAGDAWLEGNAVKTADNKIVNILRVNEKTNGDYAAIITISEDGEKAEFNPEEGFIHFPGGCKKFTIRYDEKSKRYWTLTNFKKDIGYNPERTRNCLSLASSPDLKTWTVHEHVIYNPDYIAHGFQYADWLVDGDDMVAVIRTALDDGKVAAHNCHDSNYILFKRIKNFRDFDKSEIAKYHN; encoded by the coding sequence ATGCGAATTCTATCCACTTTACTTTTCCTGTTTCTTTTCGCAGGTATTTCACCAAACTCAATAGCACAAAAACTTCCCGGAGTTGCCGTTAATTATTCCAACCCTGAAAGTGAAATTTATTTGGGCAGCCCGAGCATTGCAATTCTTAGCGATGGAACCTATGTGGTGAGTAACGATTATTTTGGAAAAATTGAAGGAAAATCAAGAAATGGGTCTGTTTTTCAATCCAAAAACAAAGGAAAAAGCTGGGAAAAAATTGCGGATATAAAAGGTATGTTTTGGTCGAACCTGTTTGTTTTGAATAATGAACTTTATTTACTGGGAACCGACGGCCAATACGGCAACTTTGTAATTCGCAAAAGTACAGACGGTGGACACACGTGGACAACTCCAAAAGATAAAAACTCTGGTTTGCTTCGCGACGATTTTGAATATCACACTGCGGCCATGCCGGTAGTTATAAAAGATGGAAGAATTTACAGGGCAACCGAAGTTCGGAATCCTCCCGAAGGCTGGGGTGTCAATTTTGAATCGCTGATTTTGTCGGCTCCGGTGAACAGCGATTTATTAAAAGCGGAAAACTGGACTGCATCAAATCATATTCACTACAATCCGGATTGGCCGGCTGGAGATGCCTGGCTGGAAGGGAATGCGGTAAAAACAGCAGACAATAAAATTGTAAATATTTTACGTGTAAATGAAAAAACAAATGGCGATTACGCTGCTATCATAACTATTTCAGAAGACGGGGAAAAAGCAGAATTTAACCCGGAGGAAGGTTTTATTCATTTCCCTGGCGGTTGTAAAAAATTTACAATTCGTTACGATGAAAAATCAAAAAGATACTGGACATTAACCAATTTCAAAAAAGACATTGGTTACAATCCGGAAAGAACCCGAAACTGTTTGTCACTGGCTTCGTCGCCCGACCTAAAAACCTGGACCGTTCATGAACATGTTATTTATAATCCGGATTACATTGCACATGGATTTCAATATGCCGACTGGCTGGTTGATGGTGATGATATGGTTGCCGTTATCCGCACAGCGTTAGATGATGGCAAAGTAGCCGCGCACAATTGCCACGATTCCAATTATATTCTTTTCAAACGGATAAAAAATTTCAGAGATTTCGACAAATCAGAAATTGCAAAATATCACAATTGA
- a CDS encoding SMP-30/gluconolactonase/LRE family protein yields the protein MKKLGLLLFFVIILYSVVFGQGRSFIVRGAQLEKAGTGYSFTEGPAVAPDGRVYFTDQPNDKIYVWDEKEGISLWLEGTNRSNGLYFNRKGELVTCADLYNQLAYFDANKGLNILHEGYNGKLLNAPNDLWIAPDDGIYFSDPYYHRKWWEKGRGEEQEVRGVYYLNPNGKIIRVIDDFKQPNGLIGTPSGKILYVSDINDGKIWKYDIQPDGSLANKTFFAPKGSDGMTIDNAGNIYLTSGKVWVYSPTGELVQEIEVPEKPSNVCFGGKKRNILFITARTSVYTIKLKVKGVD from the coding sequence ATGAAAAAATTGGGTCTCTTACTTTTTTTTGTAATCATACTTTATTCTGTAGTTTTTGGACAAGGCAGGAGTTTTATTGTCCGCGGGGCTCAGCTTGAAAAAGCCGGAACAGGTTATTCTTTTACCGAGGGGCCTGCGGTGGCACCCGATGGGCGTGTATATTTTACAGACCAGCCCAACGACAAAATTTATGTTTGGGATGAGAAAGAAGGAATCTCGCTCTGGTTGGAAGGCACCAACCGTTCCAATGGATTGTACTTTAATAGAAAGGGTGAATTGGTTACCTGTGCTGATTTATATAATCAACTGGCTTATTTTGATGCGAATAAAGGACTAAATATCCTTCATGAAGGATATAACGGGAAATTGCTAAATGCACCCAACGATTTGTGGATTGCTCCGGATGACGGGATTTATTTTTCAGATCCCTATTATCATCGCAAATGGTGGGAGAAAGGTCGTGGTGAAGAGCAGGAGGTGAGGGGTGTTTACTATTTGAATCCAAACGGGAAAATAATACGTGTAATTGACGATTTTAAACAGCCCAACGGTTTGATTGGGACACCCAGCGGTAAAATTCTCTATGTTTCAGATATTAACGACGGCAAAATCTGGAAATATGATATTCAACCCGATGGTAGTTTGGCAAACAAAACCTTTTTTGCCCCTAAAGGCTCTGACGGGATGACCATTGACAATGCAGGAAATATTTATCTTACGTCGGGAAAGGTGTGGGTTTACTCTCCAACGGGTGAACTGGTGCAGGAAATTGAAGTCCCGGAAAAACCTTCAAATGTTTGTTTTGGAGGCAAAAAACGAAATATTCTTTTTATTACTGCCAGAACTTCAGTTTATACAATTAAATTGAAAGTAAAAGGAGTAGATTAA
- a CDS encoding alpha-L-fucosidase, whose translation MKKVPIILLLIFSTNFIFAQPKEDNNDFLNLNKTERLEWFRELGFGMFIHFSFDSQLGIVISHSMAGASDDYLNRFVNELPKTFNPKDYDPEEIANLAKLAGMKYIVFTTKHHSGFCMWDTKTTDFNITNTPYGKDLIKEYVDATRKAGLAVGFYFSPEDFNFLYENDLPVRRRFPEPIPQNIMAKYLELVELQCMELMAQYGEIDVIFFDGGEGPLQEKCKEVVWELQPNIVVTRGAIQTPEQTLLGIASDEPWESCITMGTQWAYKPTNEEYKTGARLIEILIETRAKGGNLLLNVGPKPDGGLPEQQEENLREMAAWNFINGESVEKVSPWILPNEGDIWFTWKPEEKTLYAFLTKISDWEKGTRREFTLKSVTASENTGVSVLGQSGELVEYQPSTDAKTYFEQKEDGLQISCVRAQRIYNNSKWTNPVVLKLSNVEPALVPPVVLTKNAEITTGTTESLVFNGEVVKMGDGKKLKVGFQYREYAGFVEELYSDEWRETQTVQISKNSEFSIKPNLKTSGKEYQVRAFIDHPKLRVYGDIVRVKF comes from the coding sequence ATGAAAAAAGTTCCAATAATTCTTTTACTTATATTTTCCACTAATTTTATTTTTGCTCAACCGAAGGAAGATAACAACGATTTTCTGAATCTTAATAAAACAGAGCGGCTGGAATGGTTCAGGGAACTGGGGTTTGGAATGTTTATTCATTTTAGTTTCGACAGTCAGCTGGGAATTGTCATCAGTCATTCCATGGCCGGTGCTTCCGACGATTACTTAAACCGTTTTGTAAACGAATTGCCCAAAACATTTAATCCGAAAGATTACGATCCGGAAGAAATTGCCAATCTGGCCAAACTTGCCGGAATGAAATACATTGTTTTTACAACAAAACACCATTCCGGTTTTTGTATGTGGGATACCAAAACAACCGATTTCAACATAACCAATACCCCGTATGGAAAAGACCTGATAAAAGAATACGTTGACGCCACCAGAAAAGCAGGATTGGCAGTCGGATTTTATTTTTCGCCGGAGGACTTTAACTTTTTATATGAAAACGATTTACCGGTGAGAAGAAGATTCCCTGAACCAATTCCGCAAAACATAATGGCAAAATACCTGGAGTTGGTTGAGTTACAATGTATGGAGCTAATGGCACAATATGGCGAAATTGATGTTATCTTTTTTGACGGGGGCGAGGGTCCTTTACAGGAAAAATGTAAAGAAGTAGTATGGGAACTCCAACCCAATATTGTTGTAACACGGGGAGCTATTCAAACACCGGAACAAACTCTTTTGGGAATTGCATCTGATGAACCATGGGAATCGTGTATTACCATGGGAACACAATGGGCTTACAAACCAACAAACGAGGAATATAAAACCGGAGCACGTTTAATCGAAATATTGATTGAAACCCGTGCAAAAGGAGGAAATTTATTATTAAATGTTGGGCCAAAACCTGATGGAGGACTTCCGGAACAACAGGAAGAAAATCTGCGTGAAATGGCCGCCTGGAACTTTATAAATGGCGAGTCTGTAGAGAAAGTCAGTCCATGGATTCTTCCCAATGAAGGTGACATATGGTTTACATGGAAACCGGAGGAAAAAACTCTGTACGCATTTCTAACCAAAATCTCTGATTGGGAGAAAGGAACACGACGGGAGTTTACTCTAAAATCAGTGACAGCAAGTGAGAATACCGGAGTGAGTGTGTTGGGGCAATCAGGCGAATTGGTAGAATATCAGCCATCAACTGATGCAAAAACTTATTTTGAACAAAAAGAAGACGGACTTCAGATTTCGTGCGTACGTGCGCAACGGATTTATAACAACAGCAAATGGACAAATCCAGTTGTTTTAAAACTAAGCAATGTGGAGCCCGCACTTGTACCTCCGGTTGTGCTTACAAAAAATGCTGAAATAACAACAGGAACCACTGAATCTCTGGTTTTTAATGGTGAAGTAGTAAAAATGGGGGATGGAAAAAAATTGAAAGTTGGTTTTCAATATCGCGAATATGCCGGCTTTGTAGAAGAATTGTATTCCGATGAATGGAGAGAAACACAAACTGTCCAGATTTCGAAAAACAGCGAATTCAGCATAAAACCAAATCTGAAAACATCAGGAAAAGAATATCAGGTAAGAGCATTTATCGACCACCCAAAATTGAGGGTATATGGAGATATTGTCAGAGTTAAGTTTTAA
- the folE gene encoding GTP cyclohydrolase I FolE produces the protein MKEGIVLKKINGNTKINGNGHSKEKLNGHAVIGDNHIATSIETPLKKDAFVLSDEKKMEIIEDRFRDIMDTLGLDLTDDSLNGSPHRVAKMFVQEIFYGLDPKNKPAISVFENKFKYGEMLVEKDINMNSFCEHHFLPIVGKAHVAYFSSGQVIGLSKINRIVDYFARRPQVQERLTVQIASELKKILKTEDVAVVINAKHMCVSCRGIKDESSTTVTAEYSGKFKDKSVREEFLKYLNL, from the coding sequence ATGAAAGAAGGAATTGTACTTAAAAAAATAAATGGGAATACTAAAATCAATGGCAACGGACATTCAAAAGAAAAATTGAACGGACATGCTGTTATCGGGGACAATCATATTGCAACTTCAATAGAAACGCCTTTAAAAAAGGATGCTTTTGTTCTATCGGACGAGAAGAAGATGGAAATTATCGAAGATAGATTTCGCGATATAATGGACACACTTGGCCTCGATTTAACTGATGATAGTTTGAACGGCTCTCCGCACCGGGTAGCAAAAATGTTTGTTCAGGAGATTTTTTATGGATTGGATCCTAAAAATAAACCGGCCATTTCGGTTTTTGAAAATAAATTCAAATATGGCGAAATGTTAGTGGAGAAAGACATTAACATGAATTCGTTTTGCGAGCACCACTTTTTACCGATTGTTGGGAAAGCGCATGTTGCATATTTTTCAAGCGGCCAGGTTATCGGGCTTTCAAAAATTAACCGGATTGTTGATTATTTTGCGCGTCGTCCGCAAGTACAGGAGCGTTTAACAGTGCAGATTGCCAGTGAATTAAAAAAGATTCTGAAAACGGAAGACGTTGCGGTTGTTATCAATGCAAAACACATGTGTGTATCGTGCCGCGGAATTAAAGATGAAAGCAGCACAACGGTTACCGCAGAATACTCAGGAAAATTTAAAGACAAATCCGTTCGCGAAGAGTTTCTGAAATATTTAAATCTTTAA